Proteins co-encoded in one Setaria viridis chromosome 9, Setaria_viridis_v4.0, whole genome shotgun sequence genomic window:
- the LOC117838064 gene encoding pentatricopeptide repeat-containing protein At2g27610 has translation MAALPPTPPSHVPPPARSTPATASGPRAEPPGVVLDCKRLDSLMKSGRLTDALDLFDRMPRKNVVAWTSAISGCTRNGRPEAAAAMFADMLASGVATNDFACNAALAACAAAGALGLGEQVHSLAVRAGFAGDAWIGTCLIELYSRCGSLRAAEEVFRQMESPDVVGYTSLVSALCRDGEFARAVEVLCQMMRQGLQPNEHTMTSILAACPRVLGEQIHGYIVKAMGLQSVYASSALIDLYSRNGDCDMARSVFQKLDSKNVVSWCSMMQLCSRDGRLGDALRVFSEMVSEGVELNEFAFSIALGACGSADLGRQIHCSAIKHNLMTDIRVSNALLSMYGRSGLTEELEAVLDHIENPDLVSWTAAISANFQNGFGEKAVALLSKMHSQGFAPNDYTFSSGLSSCADLALLDQGRQFHCLALKLGCDSKICTGNALINMYSKCGQIASARLAFDVMNLHDVTSWNSLIHGFAQHGDVNLTLEAFSEMCSSGCKPDDSTFLGVLVGCNHAGLVKEGEMFFRLMIDQYGIIPTPSHYACMIDMLGRNGRFDEALGMIEKMPFEPDVLIWKTLLASCKLHRNLDMGKLAADKLMELSERDSASYVLMSNIYAMHGEWQDAGRVRRRMDEVGVKKEAGESWIEVKNEVHTFVARDTSHPDSASIYQMLAELIDVMQDAGLDVHMQVL, from the coding sequence CAGCCTGATGAAGTCCGGGAGGCTGACGGACGCCCTCGACCTGTTCGACCGGATGCCCCGCAAGAACGTCGTGGCCTGGACCTCGGCCATCTCCGGGTGCACGCGGAACGGCCGCcccgaggcggccgcggcgatgTTCGCGGACATGCTGGCGTCCGGCGTCGCGACCAACGACTTCGCCTGCaacgcggcgctggcggcgtgcgcggccgcgggcgcgctCGGCCTCGGGGAGCAGGTGCACTCGCTCGCCGTGCGGGCGGGATTCGCGGGGGACGCCTGGATTGGGACCTGCCTCATCGAGCTCTACTCGAGGTGCGGCTCTCTGCGGGCGGCCGAGGAGGTGTTTCGCCAGATGGAGTCGCCGGATGTCGTGGGGTACACCTCGCTCGTCTCGGCGCTCTGCAGGGACGGTGAGTTCGCACGGGCTGTGGAGGTGCTCTGTCAGATGATGAGGCAGGGTTTGCAGCCGAACGAGCACACGATGACAAGCATTCTGGCAGCGTGCCCACGAGTTCTCGGTGAGCAGATACATGGGTACATTGTCAAGGCGATGGGTTTGCAGAGTGTCTATGCATCAAGTGCGCTGATCGATCTCTATTCAAGGAATGGTGACTGTGACATGGCGAGGTCGGTGTTTCAAAAACTCGACTCCAAGAACGTGGTGTCATGGTGTTCCATGATGCAGCTGTGCAGCAGGGATGGGCGGTTGGGAGATGCACTGCGAGTGTTCAGCGAGATGGTTTCAGAGGGTGTCGAGCTGAATGAGTTTGCGTTCTCAATTGCTCTTGGCGCTTGTGGATCCGCTGATCTGGGGCGTCAAATTCACTGCTCAGCCATCAAGCACAACTTGATGACAGATATTCGAGTATCAAACGCTTTACTCTCCATGTATGGTAGAAGTGGTCTTACAGAAGAACTTGAGGCTGTGCTTGACCATATTGAAAATCCTGACCTTGTTAGCTGGACAGCTGCTATTTCTGCCAACTTCCAGAATGGTTTTGGTGAGAAGGCTGTTGCATTGCTTTCTAAGATGCATTCACAAGGTTTCGCACCGAATGACTACACCTTCTCTAGCGGTCTGAGTTCTTGTGCAGACCTGGCATTGCTGGATCAAGGAAGGCAGTTTCATTGCCTGGCTCTAAAACTGGGGTGTGACTCCAAAATTTGTACTGGGAATGCACTGATCAACATGTACTCCAAATGTGGTCAAATTGCATCTGCAAGGCTTGCATTTGATGTCATGAATCTTCATGATGTCACGTCTTGGAACTCACTGATTCATGGTTTCGCGCAGCATGGAGATGTGAACTTGACACTGGAGGCATTCAGTGAGATGTGCTCCAGTGGTTGCAAGCCTGACGATTCAACATTTCTTGGAGTCTTGGTGGGGTGCAATCATGCAGGTCTGGTGAAGGAAGGGGAGATGTTCTTCAGACTAATGATTGATCAATATGGTATCATACCAACCCCTTCCCATTATGCATGCATGATCGACATGCTGGGTCGAAATGGCAGATTCGATGAGGCACTAGGCATGATCGAGAAGATGCCATTTGAGCCTGATGTGTTGATTTGGAAGACACTATTAGCATCGTGCAAGCTGCACAGGAATCTGGATATGGGAAAGCTCGCCGCAGACAAGCTCATGGAGCTTTCAGAAAGAGACTCTGCAAGCTACGTGCTGATGTCGAACATCTACGCGATGCATGGGGAATGGCAGGACGCCGGGAGGGTTCGGCGGAGGATGGACGAGGTGGGGGTGAAGAAGGAAGCCGGGGAAAGCTGGATTGAGGTCAAGAACGAGGTCCACACCTTTGTTGCAAGAGACACGTCGCATCCAGACTCGGCGTCCATCTATCAGATGCTTGCGGAGCTCATTGATGTGATGCAAGATGCAGGCTTAGATGTTCATATGCAGGTTCTATAG
- the LOC117838066 gene encoding ubiquinone biosynthesis O-methyltransferase, mitochondrial: protein MLRRVPPSLRRGLLSSASTHYGGAQILNSSHSPSKSLLPQWRRRASVASTSAPPPPRPPSPPRGPSRSGGGGPTVSSLNPAEVAKFAAIAETWWDASGPFKPLHLMNPTRLSFIRSTLCRHFRRDPYSSKPLEGLKVIDVGCGGGILSEPLARMGATVTAIDAVEKNIKIASIHAASDPTTASIEYCCTTAEALVKEKRLFDAVISLEVIEHVANPLEFCESLSALTVPNGATVVSTINRSMRAYATAIVAAEYILRWLPRGTHEWSKLVTPEELSLMLQKASISVEEMAGFVYNPLSGEWSLSEDTGVNYIAFGIKKNETPSTDSIEARLS from the exons ATGCTCCGCCGcgtgcctccctccctccgccgcggcctcctctcctccgcctcgaCACACTACGGCGGGGCCCAAATCCTGAACTCCAGCCACTCTCCTTCCAAGAGCCTCCTCCCCCAATGGCGCCGTCGCGCCTCCGTTGCATCcacctcggccccgccgccgccgcgtcctccatCTCCGCCTCGGGGTCCGTCGCggtcgggcggaggcggtcCCACCGTATCGTCGCTGAACCCCGCGGAGGTCGCTAAGTTTGCTGCCATCGCCGAGACCTG GTGGGATGCAAGTGGTCCATTCAAACCATTGCATTTGATGAATCCAACCCGACTGTCTTTTATCCGGTCCACTCTCTGCAGACATTTCAG gaGGGATCCATATTCATCTAAGCCACTTGAAGGCCTCAAAGTTATTGATGTTGGATGTGGAGGCGGCATCCTGTCAGAG CCTCTTGCTCGGATGGGAGCTACAGTTACTGCAATTGATGCTGTCGAAAAGAATATAAAGATTGCAAGTATTCATGCG GCATCTGATCCGACAACTGCTTCCATTGAGTATTGCTGCACAACAgctg AGGCATTGGTAAAAGAGAAAAGGTTATTTGATGCTGTCATTTCTCTTGAG GTGATTGAGCATGTTGCTAATCCTTTGGAGTTTTGCGAATCCCTCTCTGCTTTGACAGTTCCTAATGGTGCCACTGTGGTTTCCACAATCAACCGTTCAATGAGAGCGTATGCCACTGCAATAGTTGCTGCTGAGTATATCCTCAGATGG CTTCCTAGAGGCACACATGAGTGGTCCAAACTGGTTACCCCTGAGGAGCTTTCCCTAATGCTGCAAAAGGCTTCTATCTCT GTTGAAGAGATGGCAGGGTTCGTTTATAATCCACTTAGTGGTGAGTGGTCCCTGTCAGAAGATACCGGTGTGAATTATATTGCTTTTGGCATCAAGAAGAATGAAACACCATCA
- the LOC117838067 gene encoding probable thiol methyltransferase 2: MASTAAVAAGQVLDGSNPAVARVRQLIGGPEYSPDGWSRCWEEGVTPWDLGQPTPAVVELAKSGTLPGDAATVLVPGCGAGYDVVALSGPGRFVVGLDICETAVAKAKQWSAAADDGSLFAFVAADFFTWEPPELFDLIFDYTFFCAFHPSMRPAWAKRVADLLKPNGELITLMYLAQGQEAGPPFNTTVLDYEEVLKPLGFVITCIQDNDVAVKPRKGKEKIARWKRMANPNHTA; this comes from the exons ATGGCGTCCACGGCGGCAGTCGCCGCCGGCCAGGTCCTGGACGGCTCGAACCCGGCGGTGGCCCGCGTGCGGCAGCTCATCGGTGGCCCGGAATATTCTCCAG ATGGGTGGAGCCGGTGCTGGGAGGAAGGCGTCACGCCGTGGGACCTGGGCCAGCCCACGCCGGCCGTCGTCGAGCTCGCCAAGTCCGGGACGCTGCccggcgacgccgccaccgtcctcgTCCCGGGATGCGGCGCG GGGTACGACGTGGTGGCGCTCTCCGGCCCCGGCCGCTTCGTGGTCGGCCTCGACATCTGCGAGACCGCCGTAGCAAAGGCCAAGCagtggtcggcggcggccgacgacggGAGCTTGTTCGCCTTCGTCGCGGCGGACTTCTTCACCTGGGAGCCGCCGGAGCTGTTCGACCTCATCTTCGACTACAC ATTCTTCTGTGCTTTCCACCCGTCCATGAGGCCAGCATGGGCGAAGCGAGTGGCCGACCTGCTCAAGCCCAATGGCGAACTCATTACCCTCATGTACCTG GCTCAAGGTCAGGAGGCTGGGCCGCCATTCAACACAACAGTGCTCGA TTACGAGGAGGTGCTCAAGCCCCTGGGTTTCGTGATCACTTGCATCCAGGACAACGATGTGGCAGTTAAACCACGAAAG GGAAAGGAGAAAATCGCAAGGTGGAAGAGAATGGCAAACCCAAATCACACCGCATAA
- the LOC117838065 gene encoding poly(ADP-ribose) glycohydrolase 1 translates to MEPSASGLAARGDLRSALPFLPVVLRGGALFWPPAAQESLRALALGPDVSRVASGDVLADALTDLRLALAMPALSPRAADGLALFFDDLLSRAQARGWFAEVVPNLARLLLRLPALLEDHYAKADDGASGLRILASQDAGIVLLSQELVAALLTCALFCLFPTDGRAEASLPTINFDGLFAALIHNARQSQEQKVRCLVHYFERVTDSTPTGFVSFERKVLPRRAVSVGVSYPDVDAWMKSSAPLCQFRVFSSGFIEDEEQEALEVDFANRFLGGGALFRGCVQEEIRFMINPELIVGMLFMASMEDNEAIEIVGAERFSQYMGYGSSFRFVGDYLDSKPIDSMGRRRTRIVAIDALDCPTRLHYESSGLLREVNKALCGFLDQSKLQLYVKLFQDSNNKDNCPSISSDEYIGVSTGNWGCGAFGGNPEIKSMIQWIAASQALRPFVNYYTFGDASLERLGEVIQWILRHGWTVGELWHMLIEYSSQRLRGETLKGFFAWLLPNGGPKNEVDYMSE, encoded by the exons ATGGAGCCGTCGGCTTCGGGcttggcggcgcgcggcgaccTGCGCTCAGCGCTGCCCTTCCTCCCCGtcgtcctccgcggcggcgcgcttttctggccgcccgccgctcagGAGTCGCTCAGGGCGCTCGCGCTCGGCCCCGACGTCAGCCGCGTCGCCTCGGGGGACGTCCTCGCCGACGCGCTCACCGACCTCCGCCTCGCGCTCGCCATGCCCGCGCTGtccccccgcgccgccgacggcctCGCGCTCTTCTTCGACGACCTCCTCTCGCGGGCCCAGGCGCGGGGCTGGTTCGCCGAGGTCGTCCCCAAcctcgcccgcctcctcctccgcctcccagcGCTGCTCGAGGACCACTACGCCAAGGCCGACGACGGCGCCTCCGGGCTCCGGATCCTGGCGTCGCAGGACGCGGGCATTGTGCTCCTCAGCCAGGAGCTCGTCGCCGCGCTGCTCACCTGCGCGCTCTTCTGCCTCTTCCCCACGGACGGCAGGGCCGAGGCGAGCCTTCCCACCATCAATTTCGACGGCCTGTTTGC GGCGCTGATTCACAATGCAAGGCAAAGCCAGGAGCAGAAAGTGAGATGCCTTGTTCACTATTTCGAGAGGGTGACTGATTCTACACCAACTGGTTTCGTTTCATTTGAGCGCAAGGTTCTTCCCCGACGTGCTGTCTCGGTTGGTGTATCCTATCCTGATGTCGATGCGTGGATGAAATCCAGTGCACCCCTCTGCCAATTCCGG GTATTTTCCTCAGGTTTTATTGAAGATGAGGAACAAGAAGCCCTTGAAGTCGACTTTGCAAATAGGTTTTTGGGCGGAGGTGCACTTTTCAGGGGCTGTGTTCAG GAAGAGATCCGCTTCATGATAAACCCAGAACTGATTGTGGGTATGCTCTTCATGGCTTCAATGGAAGATAATGAGGCCATAGAAATTGTTGGTGCAGAAAGGTTCTCGCAGTATATGGG GTATGGCTCCTCATTTCGCTTTGTCGGTGACTATTTAGATAGCAAGCCCATTGATTCCATGGGTAGACGAAGAACTAGGATAGTAGCAATTGATGCTTTGGACTGTCCAACTAGGTTACACTATGAATCTAGTGGTCTCCTAAG ggaagtaaacaaggctcTTTGTGGATTTCTTGATCAATCAAAACTTCAGCTTTATGTgaagcttttccag GATTCTAATAACAAGGATAACTGTCCAAGTATCAGCTCCGATGAATATATAGGGGTTTCAACTGGAAACTGGGGTTGCGGTGCTTTTGGTGGAAATCCTGAAATCAAGAGCATGATTCAGTGGATTGCTGCTTCACAG GCACTCCGGCCTTTTGTTAATTACTACACTTTTGGGGATGCGTCTCTGGAAAGATTAGGGGAG GTGATCCAGTGGATACTACGTCATGGTTGGACAGTCGGCGAATTGTGGCACATGCTGATCGAGTACTCATCCCAGAGGTTAAGAGGAGAAACGTTGAAGGGCTTTTTCGCCTGGCTACTTCCCAACGGTGGCCCCAAAAATGAAGTGGATTACATGTCTGAATAG